A window of Pirellulales bacterium contains these coding sequences:
- a CDS encoding DNA-binding transcriptional regulator, whose protein sequence is MKNRPRVALLIETSNSYARGLLRGIHAFIREHESWSTYLPELARGEAPPAWLNQNWQGDGIIARIENRRIAQVVKQSGLPVINVSSSQLVSEIPSVVTKGEAVARLAVEHLSGRGLEHFGFCGDNRFRWSLLRGKQFEQIVKERGFSCDLYGTQKLARSQPSWDKEEKQLAAWLKKLPKPAGVMACHDLRGLQVLQVCRRVEIAVPDEIAVLGVDNDEILCSLSTPPMSSVAQDTYRIGYEAARLLEQWMAGKRPQQGMEIDPLGIVTRQSSDGFAVNDPLVSRAMQFIRDHACDGINVDQILEVVPLSRRMLEHRFKKLLGRTPHDEILKLQFERAKQLLTETSLPLSTIAERVGFRHAEYLSVAFKRRFGSPPGEYRNDHRR, encoded by the coding sequence GTGAAGAATCGGCCCCGCGTGGCGCTGTTAATCGAAACTTCCAATTCATACGCGCGCGGATTGCTGCGCGGCATTCATGCATTCATTCGCGAGCATGAATCCTGGTCAACTTACCTGCCAGAATTGGCCCGCGGCGAAGCCCCACCGGCCTGGCTGAACCAAAATTGGCAAGGCGACGGCATCATTGCCCGTATCGAAAACCGGCGCATTGCGCAGGTTGTCAAGCAATCTGGCTTGCCGGTAATCAATGTCAGCTCCTCGCAGTTGGTGAGCGAAATTCCCAGCGTGGTCACCAAGGGCGAAGCGGTGGCCCGGCTGGCGGTGGAACATTTGAGCGGCCGCGGCCTGGAGCATTTTGGCTTTTGCGGCGACAACCGCTTCCGCTGGTCGTTGTTGCGCGGCAAGCAATTCGAGCAGATCGTGAAGGAAAGGGGATTTTCCTGTGACCTGTACGGCACGCAAAAATTGGCCCGCTCTCAGCCGAGCTGGGACAAAGAAGAAAAACAATTGGCCGCCTGGCTAAAAAAACTCCCCAAGCCGGCCGGCGTGATGGCCTGCCACGATTTGCGCGGCCTGCAAGTGCTGCAAGTTTGCCGACGAGTAGAAATTGCCGTGCCCGACGAAATTGCCGTGCTGGGCGTGGATAACGATGAAATTTTGTGCAGCCTTTCCACTCCGCCCATGTCCAGCGTGGCGCAAGATACTTACCGCATTGGTTACGAAGCCGCCCGCTTGCTCGAGCAGTGGATGGCCGGCAAGCGGCCGCAGCAGGGAATGGAAATCGATCCCTTGGGCATTGTCACGCGGCAATCGTCCGACGGGTTTGCCGTGAACGATCCCTTGGTTTCGCGGGCCATGCAGTTCATTCGCGACCATGCCTGCGACGGCATCAACGTGGACCAAATTTTGGAAGTGGTGCCGCTGTCGCGCCGCATGCTGGAGCACCGGTTCAAAAAGCTGCTGGGCCGCACGCCGCACGACGAAATTTTGAAGCTGCAATTCGAGCGCGCCAAGCAATTGCTGACCGAAACTTCGCTGCCGCTTTCCACCATTGCCGAGCGCGTGGGCTTCCGCCACGCTGAATATTTGAGCGTAGCCTTCAAACGCCGCTTCGGCAGCCCGCCCGGCGAATACCGCAACGATCACCGGCGCTGA